The genome window GCAGCTACTTCGCCTTCGACCCGGCCACCGGGCGCCGCGTGCAGGAAGCCGCGCCGGGCTGCCAGAACGTGCTGACCAGCGAAGCCGCCGGCCCGCGCTGCGTGTGGGAGACGTGGTTGAACAACGAGATCGACGCCGGCGCCAAGTCCGAGCGCAACACCGCCTACCTCAACGGCACGTTCCTGGTCGGCGCCAGCACCGAACTGTTCGCCGAGGCCACCTACACCGATATCGACCTGCGCGCCAACGGCGGCACCCCGCGCGCGTTCAACACCACCACCGGCAATCCGACCAGCTGGTTCTCGCGCAACACCGGCAACACCGTCAACCAGTTCCTGTATCCGTTCCTCGGGCCGAACAACGAGTACAACCACGCCAGTCCGCAGCTGAGGGCGATGATGGGCGGCGTGGTCGGCCTGCAGTACCTGCTGCAGGACGCCGGCCCCGACTACTTCGGCCAGCGCAACACCGACAAGAGCTACCGCGTGCTCGGCGGCGCGCGCGGCAGCCTCGGCGACTGGAACTGGGAAACCGCCTTCGCCACCGCCGGCACCCACTCGGTCACCTACCAGACCGTCAACGTCAACGTGAAGGGCTTCGAGAAGGCGTTCGGTCCGTTCAGCATCGACCCGGGCACCGGCCGGGTGATCATCTCCGACCACCCCGCGTACAGGTTCGGCGAGATCAGCGCCGCCAACGCCGCGCTGATCCGCGAGGCGTTCCCGACCTTCGACATCGAATCGTGGACGCGCCTGCACACCCTCGACGGCAAGATCGAAGGTCCGCTGTTGCAACTGCCGGCCGGCGAGATGCGCGCCGCCTTCGGCTTCAACGCCAGCCGCGAGACCTTCTACACCCCCGGCAACCCGGACGCGGCCAACGGCCTGATCACCCAGCAGGGCGGCTCCTGGTTCGACGGCAAGCGCAACACCTATGCGCTGTTCGCCGAGACCGTCGCGCCGATCACCGACAAGCTGGAACTCGATGCCGCGCTGCGCGCCGACAAGTACCCGAACTTCAGCACCAACCTGGCGCCCAAGGTCGGCTTCAAGTACCAGGCCTTCGAGCAACTGCTGCTGCGCGGCACCTATTCCACAGGCTTCCGTGCGCCGAGCCTGGCCGAGTCCGGCAGCGGCGGCGTCTACGCGCAGCTGGGCGGCTACCGCGACGAAGTGCGCTGCGCCGAGACCAACGCCATCGCCAACCTGCTGCTGCAATCGCGCCGCAGCGGCGACGTGGACCTGGGCAAGAGCCTGCTCAATGCCGACTGCAGCCGCACCGTGGCGCGCATGACCCAGCCGAACCCGGACCTGAAGCCGGAGAAGGCCAAGATTGCCACGCTCGGCTTCGTCTACGAGCCGGCCAACTGGCTGTCGGTGTCGGCCGACTACTGGTTCATCTACCGCGACAACGAGATCGTCGCCCCCGACTACCGCCGCGCCGGCGACATCACCGCCATGACCCGTTCGCCGATCACCGACAGCGACCGCGCCAACCTCGCCCAACTCGCCGCGATGTGCGCCGACCC of Xanthomonas sacchari contains these proteins:
- a CDS encoding TonB-dependent receptor domain-containing protein — protein: MLPARHRHPRCRPLAPLTLAIAGVLLAALQPAAAQDSQAAATDLARVEVTGSNIRRTDVETASPVQVISKQDIQAMGARTLLQVLDNLPAARPAQQDARSLFTGSDGASQANLRGLGAQGTLVLLNGRRLSYYGAPAGFQTQFVNIDAIPAAAIERMEVLTDGASAVYGTDAVAGVINVITKRNFQGAEINFSNDTSTRIDAYGEHQASITAGFGDLAENRFNVYGAVNVYRRDAIPLRDFYDKRPAQYYVNNPNYLSNLRLGVGSKPGQFNPGSYFAFDPATGRRVQEAAPGCQNVLTSEAAGPRCVWETWLNNEIDAGAKSERNTAYLNGTFLVGASTELFAEATYTDIDLRANGGTPRAFNTTTGNPTSWFSRNTGNTVNQFLYPFLGPNNEYNHASPQLRAMMGGVVGLQYLLQDAGPDYFGQRNTDKSYRVLGGARGSLGDWNWETAFATAGTHSVTYQTVNVNVKGFEKAFGPFSIDPGTGRVIISDHPAYRFGEISAANAALIREAFPTFDIESWTRLHTLDGKIEGPLLQLPAGEMRAAFGFNASRETFYTPGNPDAANGLITQQGGSWFDGKRNTYALFAETVAPITDKLELDAALRADKYPNFSTNLAPKVGFKYQAFEQLLLRGTYSTGFRAPSLAESGSGGVYAQLGGYRDEVRCAETNAIANLLLQSRRSGDVDLGKSLLNADCSRTVARMTQPNPDLKPEKAKIATLGFVYEPANWLSVSADYWFIYRDNEIVAPDYRRAGDITAMTRSPITDSDRANLAQLAAMCADPASGVACPGTLPGYSVGNVASVVGQYRNRGKTLVDGFDIDARSRFSLGQWGGLNIGLAATIANRNRFYMDQDSGWYYGDVVGYYNNPRLRATLNADWTYRQVTTSVFVNYVGGTKWATDRIDAEDNNKQTCTAGYLKLQPSKCDGAPSWWTANLSVTWRPDDAWNLGFTVKNLFDRLPFYDPNSFLGDSSDYATIFGRGYSVTIGYRFK